The nucleotide sequence TTTGTCAAAATCGGAGTATTTGCTGCCGGTTGAGTCTTCTATGAACAGGATGCCTCCGCCGTTAATGTATTTTTTAAGCGTATCGCGCTCTGACTGGGAGAACCCGCTGAATTTACCGCTGTTGAGCATAATCAATAAGGGAGAAGAAAATAGCAGGTCATCATTTAATTTCACCACGCGCCTTTCCGGGAGCACTTCAATACTGGTGGTTAAAGTAAGGAAATTAAGTATATCTGGATATTCCGAATAATACGGGTCCCAATCGCCGTTGTATTGCAATTGGGTAAATACAAGGCGGTTTGACTGCGAAGCGAAACCCGTTGTTATCACTAGAAAAATGACTGAAAAAATGATTATTATCTGTTTCATGTCATATCCTTATGTTTGCCAAAATGACTTCCAGCAGTAATAGCACAAGAATCAAAATAAAGAATTCTTTACTCAGTTCCTTGCCTTCAATTATTGTGAATATTTTTTGCTGGACATCCTTATCCGCTTTCAAAAAAGAAACCCTGGTTTTAGGAAACTTCTTATTTAATTTACCTGTATCAATCTTTTCCAGGCTGCTCTCTAAAGAAATGTTTTGAAGGTTAACAGCAAAATACTTTGAAACTTTTCCTGAATTGGAAAATAATTGCAGTTCGTAAATTCCGGGTTTCTGGGTTTTGTCCAGGGATATTTCCCTCAAGGGCGCTTTAGGCGTTATTTTTGCCGGAGCCGTCTCACCGCCAGGCAGCATAAAGACGGCGGAAGTGAAACTAAATTCCGGGGTGAATTTTATCGGCTGGCCTGCGTTAAAAATATAGCTTTCTTTTTTGTCGGCAACCAGCGAGGTGGATTCAATAATAGACCTGATAAAGTACGGAAAAAACGGTTTAGAAGGCATATTAGTCCATTCTCGGTCTGCAGTAGATGCGAAAATGAATAACTTGGAATTATTCATGGTCTTTTCTATCAAGAGCGGATCGCCGTTATCCAATTGCAGAAGAACGTTCGAGAAACTTGTGTTCAACTTGAAGTATTTAGTCACTTTTACTTTATCAAGCTCAAAATTATCGATATCTTTAAAAAGATTTACGGCATTCTTATAGTCAGCAATGTACATCTGGGATTCCTGGATCGTGCCGATATTTTCATTGAGTAACCCTGGATAATTCTCAGGGTTAACTTTATCCCCAAGAAAAAGCAGGACGGTTTTTTGCCTCGAAGC is from Elusimicrobiota bacterium and encodes:
- a CDS encoding DUF4159 domain-containing protein encodes the protein MKQIIIIFSVIFLVITTGFASQSNRLVFTQLQYNGDWDPYYSEYPDILNFLTLTTSIEVLPERRVVKLNDDLLFSSPLLIMLNSGKFSGFSQSERDTLKKYINGGGILFIEDSTGSKYSDFDKKIRKELEYILPDKRLTKLPKEHALFRAFYLLRGLAGRYITNNYLEGIDLSGRTAVIYSENDMFGAWVRDRFGNYFLECVPGGENQRFEAQKLTINLLVFSVTGTYKNDFIHKKFIEEKLRR